The Danio aesculapii chromosome 8, fDanAes4.1, whole genome shotgun sequence genome window below encodes:
- the foxb2 gene encoding forkhead box protein B2, with translation MPRPGKNSYSDQKPPYSYISLTAMAIQSCSEKMLPLSDIYKFIMDRFPYYRENTQRWQNSLRHNLSFNDCFIKIPRRPDQPGKGSFWALHPDCGDMFENGSFLRRRKRFKLLRVEHSACKSSPLLHSYHSHHHTQHSLHQSHHHSGKLGVGHPEYLSTMGRLSHFQSYTLSGGQTGSFKHPFAIESLIGRDYKGVMASGLPIASVMHHLGYPMPPQLGGMVNSVWPHVGMLSEPVSSDYPPFSVAVKGLYHHHPGTQSLPAVPMPIKPTPTLGTVPSLTAITPGVTQLCPRTAAMMERDAALIEEKSGSLHPAHLQS, from the coding sequence ATGCCCCGGCCAGGGAAGAACTCCTACAGTGACCAGAAACCTCCATACTCATACATCTCTCTGACCGCCATGGCCATCCAAAGTTGCTCTGAGAAGATGCTCCCTCTCAGTGACATCTACAAATTCATCATGGACCGTTTCCCATATTACCGTGAGAACACTCAGCGTTGGCAAAACTCACTCCGGCACAACCTTTCCTTCAACGACTGCTTCATTAAGATCCCTCGACGCCCTGACCAGCCTGGCAAGGGAAGCTTCTGGGCCCTGCATCCAGACTGTGGAGACATGTTTGAGAATGGCAGCTTCCTGCGCCGCCGCAAACGTTTTAAGCTCCTTCGAGTAGAACATTCGGCATGCAAGAGTAGCCCCTTGCTACACTCCTACCATTCTCACCATCATACTCAGCACTCATTGCATCAGTCCCACCATCATTCGGGAAAGCTGGGTGTGGGACATCCAGAGTACCTGAGCACCATGGGCCGACTTTCCCACTTTCAGAGCTACACGCTCAGTGGTGGGCAGACTGGCAGCTTCAAGCATCCGTTTGCCATCGAGAGTCTGATCGGCCGAGACTATAAAGGAGTGATGGCTAGCGGTTTGCCTATTGCATCGGTCATGCATCACCTGGGCTATCCCATGCCCCCTCAGCTGGGTGGTATGGTCAATTCTGTGTGGCCACACGTTGGCATGCTGTCCGAGCCAGTGTCATCAGACTATCCCCCATTCAGTGTGGCAGTGAAGGGGCTTTACCATCACCATCCTGGAACCCAGAGCTTGCCTGCTGTGCCCATGCCCATCAAACCTACACCAACCCTGGGCACAGTGCCCTCCTTAACTGCCATTACACCAGGAGTTACACAGTTATGCCCAAGAACAGCAGCAATGATGGAGAGGGATGCAGCTCTTATTGAGGAAAAAAGTGGGTCTCTTCATCCTGCTCACCTGCAGTCTTGA